GCAGTCACTTCCGCAGTGAAGACAAGCCATGTTGCACCGCAGAGTGCATTCCCAGAACAGGTAACGCAGTTCATGTGAGAGGGCGTCTGCCTTGCGCTTGGCGGAAAACAGACGGAGGGCGATTTTTTTCCTGAGTGACAGTTCCATGTTTACAAGGTCACCTGACCAGTATCTTTACACTGAGGTCACTCTTTTTATTCCGCAATTTCAGGAAATAGACACCCTTTGCAGCCGGACTGGTATCCCACCGAAGTATTCCATCTTTATCTGCAGACAAATCTGTAATCTTCTGCCCTTTGCTGTTAATGATAGTGGCATCGGTTCTGCCATCTTTCCATTCCGGAATATGTATCTGAAGCTGATTTCCCTGCAGTATGGTCATCACAGAAGCCTGTTGAGGACGAGTCATCCCTTCTTTGACATCTACAGCCATT
Above is a genomic segment from Fibrobacter sp. containing:
- a CDS encoding T9SS type A sorting domain-containing protein; translation: MYGPSTIENVTTDENGYFRKNVNITNFTINSEEVIELSGRTRFYSSGCIQVHNDKDSTYTLYLQEMAVDVKEGMTRPQQASVMTILQGNQLQIHIPEWKDGRTDATIINSKGQKITDLSADKDGILRWDTSPAAKGVYFLKLRNKKSDLSVKILVR